One Zonotrichia albicollis isolate bZonAlb1 chromosome 25, bZonAlb1.hap1, whole genome shotgun sequence genomic window carries:
- the UBE4B gene encoding ubiquitin conjugation factor E4 B isoform X1, which produces MEELSADEIRRRRLARLAGGSSSQPTTPLTSPQRETPPGPPGAAPAPGPSHSLGLNVHSMTPATSPIGAAGVAHRSQSSEGVSSLSSSPSNSLETQSQSLSRSQSMDIDSVSCEKSMSQVDVDSGIENMEVDENDRREKRSLTDKEPLSGSEVSEEQALQLVCKIFRVSWKDRDRDVIFLNSLSAQFKQNPKEVFSDFKDLIGQILMEVLMMSTQARDENPFASLTATSQPIAAAARSPDRSLMLNMGSNPGSSPMFCNVGSFGSSSLSSLYGTSPAPPTNFTSYVPMTGSSLTPPASSVATPAVAPISASSQVAAAGPSWTQPCSPRYRPYTVAHPGASAPRSPSLPIPSSSASPPATAAGPAAMPVITSRHRPSAMGPPLFTASPGALRRRPSLQSRIPPSLYDNPFSLLLLAVSDVSEDSSDEENEDDDFSCVQFGSSVGGSGSSSVSDSCSDHFTIESCKETEMLNYLIECFDRVGIEERKAPKMCSQPTVSQLLSNIRSQCISHAALVLQGSLTQPRSLQQQSLLVPYMLCRNLPFGFIQELVRTTYQDEEVFKQIFIPILQGLAVASKECSLDSDNFKYPLMALCELCEIKFGKTHPMCSLVVSLPLWLPKSLSPGAGRELQRLSYLGAFFSLSVFAEDDNKVVEKYFSGPAITLENTRVVSQSLQHYLELARQELFKILHSVLLNGDTREAALSYMAAVVNANMKKAQMQTDDRLVSTDGFMLNFLWVLQQLSTKIKLETVDPMYIFHPRCRIELPTDETRVKATMEEVAAWIAELYRDPSLFSEPKFPTECFFLTLHAHHLSILPSCRRYIRRLRAIRELNRTVEDLKNNESQWKDSPLATRHREMLKRCKTQLKKLVRCKACADAGLLDENFLRRCLNFYGMVIQLMLRILDPAYPNIKLPLTPEVPKVFASLPEFYVEDVAEFLFFIVQYAPQVLYEPCTQDIVMFLVVMLCNQNYIRNPYLVAKLVEVMFMTNPAVQPRTQKFFEMIENHPLSTKLLVPSLMKFYTDVEHTGATSEFYDKFTIRYHISTIFKSLWQNIAHHGTFMEEFNSGKQFVRYINMLINDTTFLLDESLESLKRIHEVQEEMKNKEQWDLLPREQQQARQSQLAQDERVSRSYLALATETVDMFHILTKQVQKPFLRPELGPRLAAMLNFNLQQLCGPKCRDLKVENPEKYGFEPKKLLDQLTDIYLQLDCARFAKAIADDQRSYSKELFEEVISKMRKAGIKSTIAIEKFKLLAEKVEEIVAKNARAEIDYSDAPDEFRDPLMDTLMTDPVRLPSGTIMDRSIILRHLLNSSTDPFNRQTLTENMLEPVPELKEQIQAWMRDKQNDH; this is translated from the exons GAGTAGCCCACCGAAGCCAGAGCAGCGAAGGAGTGAGTTCCCTCAGCAGTTCTCCATCCAACAGCCTTGAAACCCAATCTCAGTCCCTCTCTCGGTCTCAGAGCATGGACATTGATAGTGTCTCCTGtgagaaaag TATGTCCCAGGTAGATGTGGATTCAGGAATTGAGAACATGGAGGTTGATGAGAACGATCGCAGGGAGAAGCGGAGTCTGACGGACAAG GAACCTCTGTCAGGGTCAGAAGTGTCGGAGGAACAAGCTCTACAGCTGGTCTGTAAGATCTTCAGAGTCTCTTGGAAGGACAGAGACAGAGATGTTATTTTCCTGAATTCACTCTCTGCCCAGTTCAAGCAGAACCCAAAGGAAG TGTTTTCAGATTTTAAGGACCTGATTGGGCAGATTTTGATGGAAGTGCTGATGATGTCCACCCAGGCAAGGGATGAGAACCCCTTTGCCAGCCTGACAGCCACCTCCCAGCCCATTGCTGCAGCTGCCCGCTCTCCTGACAGAAGCCTGATGTTAAATATGGGCTCCAACCCTGGAAGCAGCCCCATGTTCTGTAATGTGGGCTCCTTTGGTTCCAGCTCGTTGTCCAG TCTCTATGGGACTAGTCCAGCTCCTCCTACCAATTTCACAAGCTATGTACCAATGACTGGTTCATCTCTTACCCCACCAGCCAGTTCAGTTGCCACCCCAGCAGTGGCTCCCATTTCTGCCAGCTCCCAGGTGGCAGCAGCCGGCCCCTCGTGGACGCAGCCGTGCTCGCCGCGGTACCGCCCCTACACCGTGGCGCATCCCGGAGCCTCTGCCCCGCGCTCCCCGAGCCTTCCCATCCCATCTAGCTCTGCGAGTCCTCCAGCCacggctgctggccctgcagccatgccagtCATCACTTCCAGACACAGGCCCTCAGCCATGGGCCCACCTTTGTTTACTGCGTCGCCCGGTGCCTTGCGCAGGCGTCCTTCCTTACAGAGCAGGATTCCTCCTAG TTTATACGACAAccctttctccctcctccttctTGCTGTTTCTGATGTGTCTGAGGACAGTAGTGATGAAGAAAATGAAGACGATGATTTTTCTTGTGTCCAGTTTGGGTCCAG TGTGGGAGGCTCTGGCAGCTCGAGTGTTTCCGATTCCTGCAGTGACCACTTCACCATTGAAAGCTGTAAGGAGACAGAGATGCTGAACTACCTCATTGAGTGTTTTGACAGGGTTGGAATAGAGGAGAGAAAAGCACCAAAG ATGTGTAGCCAGCCAACAGTTAGCCAGTTACTGAGCAACATCAGATCCCAGTGCATTTCACACGCTGCTTTGGTGCTACAGGGATCCTTAACTCAACCAAG GTCATTGCAGCAGCAGTCTCTGCTGGTACCATATATGCTGTGTAGGAATCTCCCATTTGGCTTCATTCAAGAATTGGTGAGAACAACTTACCAGGATGAAGAGGTGTTCAAACAG ATCTTTATTCCCATCTTACAAGGCCTGGCTGTGGCTTCCAAAGAGTGCTCCCTCGATAGTGACAATTTTAAATATCCCCTTATG GCACTATGTGAACTTTGTGAAATCAAGTTTGGGAAAACACACCCCATGTGCAGTTTG GTTGTCTCTTTGCCCTTGTGGTTGCCTAAATCTTTAAGCCCAGGTGCAGGAAGAGAACTGCAAAGACTTTCCTACCTTGGAGCCTTCTTCAGTCTGTCTGTCTTTGCTGAAGATGAT AACAAAGTAGTTGAAAAGTACTTCTCAGGGCCTGCCATTACTCTTGAGAACACCCGGGTTGTTAGCCAGTCTTTGCAACATTACCTGGAATTAGCAAGG CAAGAGCTGTTCAAGATCCTGCACAGTGTCCTGCTGAACGGGGACACCCGGGAGGCCGCTCTCAGCTACATGGCAGCTGTGGTCAATGCCAACATGAAAAAGGCCCAAATGCAG ACAGACGATCGTTTGGTGTCCACAGATGGCTTCATGCTCAACTTCCtctgggtgctgcagcagctgagcacgAAGATCAAGCTGGAAACGGTTGATCCCATGTACATATTCCATCCCAGGTGTCGGATCGAGCTTCCCACAGATGAGACAAGAGTGAAAGCAACAATGGAGGAGGTTGCAGCCTGGATTGCTGAACTTT ACAGGGACCCGTCTCTGTTTTCTGAGCCGAAATTCCCCACGGAATGTTTCTTCCTCACCCTGCACGCCCACCACCTGTCCATCCTGCCCAGCTGCCGCCGCTACATCCGCCGGCTGCGCGCCATCAGGGAGCTCAACAG GACTGTTGAAGATTTGAAAAACAATGAAAGTCAGTGGAAGGATTCTCCTCTGGCCACCAGGCATCGAGAGATGCTGAAACGGTGCAAGACACAGCTCAAG AAACTGGTGAGGTGTAAGGCTTGTGCAGATGCTGGCTTGCTGGATGAAAACTTCCTCAGGAGATGCCTGAATTTCTATGGCATGGTGATTCAGCTGATGCTTCGCATTCTTGACCCTGCCTATCCCAA CATAAAATTGCCTTTAACTCCTGAGGTTCCGAAAGTATTTGCATCATTGCCAGAGTTTTACGTGGAAGATGttgctgaatttttattttttattgtaca ATATGCTCCTCAGGTGCTGTATGAGCCCTGTACTCAGGACATAGTGATGTTCCTCGTTGTGATGCTGTGCAACCAGAACTACATCCGAAATCCTTATTTAGTAGCCAAGCTGGTGGAAGTGATGTTCATGACAAATCCAGCTGTGCAGCCCCGCACACAGAAGTTCTTTGAAATGATTGAGAATCACCCTCTCTCCACTAAATTGTTAGTCCCCTCCTTGATGAAGTTTTACACAG ATGTGGAACACACCGGAGCCACTAGCGAGTTCTATGACAAGTTTACAATCCGCTACCACATCAGCACCATTTTCAAAAGCCTCTGGCAGAACATAGCTCACCATGGTACATTTATGGAGGAGTTCAA CTCTGGGAAGCAGTTTGTTCGCTACATCAACATGCTGATAAATGACACAACCTTCTTGCTGGATGAGAGTCTGGAGTCCCTCAAACGTATCCATGAAGTGCAAGAGGAGATGAAGAATAAAGAGCAATGGGACCTGCTGCCCAGG gagcagcagcaggcccGGCAGTCGCAGCTGGCTCAGGACGAGCGCGTGTCCCGTTCATATCTTGCCCTGGCAACTGAAACTGTTGATATGTTCCATATCCTTACCAAGCAGGTCCAAAAGCCTTTTCTCAGACCT GAACTTGGACCACGACTGGCTGCTATGTTGAACTTTAACTTACAGCAACTGTGTGGCCCCAAGTGCCGTGACCTGAAAGTTGAAAACCCAGAGAAATACGGGTTTGAACCAAAGAAGCTGTTGGACCAACTGACTGACATTTATCTGCAGCTGGATTGTGCTCGCTTTGCTAAGGCAATTGCTGATGATCAG AGGTCCTACAGTAAAGAGCTCTTTGAGGAGGTTATCTCCAAGATGAGGAAGGCTGGCATCAAGTCTACCATAGCAATAGAGAAATTCAAACTGCTGGCAGAGAAAGTGGAGGAAATTGTTGCCAAGAACGCCCGTGCAGAGATTGATTACAGCGATGCTCCGGATGAATTCAGAG ATCCCCTGATGGACACTCTGATGACCGACCCCGTGCGGCTGCCCTCGGGAACCATCATGGACAGGTCCATCATCCTGAGGCACCTGCTCAACTCCTCCACCGACCCCTTCAACCGGCAGACGCTGACGGAGAACATGCTGGAACCAG TGCCAGAACTGAAAGAGCAAATCCAAGCCTGGATGAGAGACAAGCAGAATGACCATTGA
- the UBE4B gene encoding ubiquitin conjugation factor E4 B isoform X2, with amino-acid sequence MTPATSPIGAAGVAHRSQSSEGVSSLSSSPSNSLETQSQSLSRSQSMDIDSVSCEKSMSQVDVDSGIENMEVDENDRREKRSLTDKEPLSGSEVSEEQALQLVCKIFRVSWKDRDRDVIFLNSLSAQFKQNPKEVFSDFKDLIGQILMEVLMMSTQARDENPFASLTATSQPIAAAARSPDRSLMLNMGSNPGSSPMFCNVGSFGSSSLSSLYGTSPAPPTNFTSYVPMTGSSLTPPASSVATPAVAPISASSQVAAAGPSWTQPCSPRYRPYTVAHPGASAPRSPSLPIPSSSASPPATAAGPAAMPVITSRHRPSAMGPPLFTASPGALRRRPSLQSRIPPSLYDNPFSLLLLAVSDVSEDSSDEENEDDDFSCVQFGSSVGGSGSSSVSDSCSDHFTIESCKETEMLNYLIECFDRVGIEERKAPKMCSQPTVSQLLSNIRSQCISHAALVLQGSLTQPRSLQQQSLLVPYMLCRNLPFGFIQELVRTTYQDEEVFKQIFIPILQGLAVASKECSLDSDNFKYPLMALCELCEIKFGKTHPMCSLVVSLPLWLPKSLSPGAGRELQRLSYLGAFFSLSVFAEDDNKVVEKYFSGPAITLENTRVVSQSLQHYLELARQELFKILHSVLLNGDTREAALSYMAAVVNANMKKAQMQTDDRLVSTDGFMLNFLWVLQQLSTKIKLETVDPMYIFHPRCRIELPTDETRVKATMEEVAAWIAELYRDPSLFSEPKFPTECFFLTLHAHHLSILPSCRRYIRRLRAIRELNRTVEDLKNNESQWKDSPLATRHREMLKRCKTQLKKLVRCKACADAGLLDENFLRRCLNFYGMVIQLMLRILDPAYPNIKLPLTPEVPKVFASLPEFYVEDVAEFLFFIVQYAPQVLYEPCTQDIVMFLVVMLCNQNYIRNPYLVAKLVEVMFMTNPAVQPRTQKFFEMIENHPLSTKLLVPSLMKFYTDVEHTGATSEFYDKFTIRYHISTIFKSLWQNIAHHGTFMEEFNSGKQFVRYINMLINDTTFLLDESLESLKRIHEVQEEMKNKEQWDLLPREQQQARQSQLAQDERVSRSYLALATETVDMFHILTKQVQKPFLRPELGPRLAAMLNFNLQQLCGPKCRDLKVENPEKYGFEPKKLLDQLTDIYLQLDCARFAKAIADDQRSYSKELFEEVISKMRKAGIKSTIAIEKFKLLAEKVEEIVAKNARAEIDYSDAPDEFRDPLMDTLMTDPVRLPSGTIMDRSIILRHLLNSSTDPFNRQTLTENMLEPVPELKEQIQAWMRDKQNDH; translated from the exons GAGTAGCCCACCGAAGCCAGAGCAGCGAAGGAGTGAGTTCCCTCAGCAGTTCTCCATCCAACAGCCTTGAAACCCAATCTCAGTCCCTCTCTCGGTCTCAGAGCATGGACATTGATAGTGTCTCCTGtgagaaaag TATGTCCCAGGTAGATGTGGATTCAGGAATTGAGAACATGGAGGTTGATGAGAACGATCGCAGGGAGAAGCGGAGTCTGACGGACAAG GAACCTCTGTCAGGGTCAGAAGTGTCGGAGGAACAAGCTCTACAGCTGGTCTGTAAGATCTTCAGAGTCTCTTGGAAGGACAGAGACAGAGATGTTATTTTCCTGAATTCACTCTCTGCCCAGTTCAAGCAGAACCCAAAGGAAG TGTTTTCAGATTTTAAGGACCTGATTGGGCAGATTTTGATGGAAGTGCTGATGATGTCCACCCAGGCAAGGGATGAGAACCCCTTTGCCAGCCTGACAGCCACCTCCCAGCCCATTGCTGCAGCTGCCCGCTCTCCTGACAGAAGCCTGATGTTAAATATGGGCTCCAACCCTGGAAGCAGCCCCATGTTCTGTAATGTGGGCTCCTTTGGTTCCAGCTCGTTGTCCAG TCTCTATGGGACTAGTCCAGCTCCTCCTACCAATTTCACAAGCTATGTACCAATGACTGGTTCATCTCTTACCCCACCAGCCAGTTCAGTTGCCACCCCAGCAGTGGCTCCCATTTCTGCCAGCTCCCAGGTGGCAGCAGCCGGCCCCTCGTGGACGCAGCCGTGCTCGCCGCGGTACCGCCCCTACACCGTGGCGCATCCCGGAGCCTCTGCCCCGCGCTCCCCGAGCCTTCCCATCCCATCTAGCTCTGCGAGTCCTCCAGCCacggctgctggccctgcagccatgccagtCATCACTTCCAGACACAGGCCCTCAGCCATGGGCCCACCTTTGTTTACTGCGTCGCCCGGTGCCTTGCGCAGGCGTCCTTCCTTACAGAGCAGGATTCCTCCTAG TTTATACGACAAccctttctccctcctccttctTGCTGTTTCTGATGTGTCTGAGGACAGTAGTGATGAAGAAAATGAAGACGATGATTTTTCTTGTGTCCAGTTTGGGTCCAG TGTGGGAGGCTCTGGCAGCTCGAGTGTTTCCGATTCCTGCAGTGACCACTTCACCATTGAAAGCTGTAAGGAGACAGAGATGCTGAACTACCTCATTGAGTGTTTTGACAGGGTTGGAATAGAGGAGAGAAAAGCACCAAAG ATGTGTAGCCAGCCAACAGTTAGCCAGTTACTGAGCAACATCAGATCCCAGTGCATTTCACACGCTGCTTTGGTGCTACAGGGATCCTTAACTCAACCAAG GTCATTGCAGCAGCAGTCTCTGCTGGTACCATATATGCTGTGTAGGAATCTCCCATTTGGCTTCATTCAAGAATTGGTGAGAACAACTTACCAGGATGAAGAGGTGTTCAAACAG ATCTTTATTCCCATCTTACAAGGCCTGGCTGTGGCTTCCAAAGAGTGCTCCCTCGATAGTGACAATTTTAAATATCCCCTTATG GCACTATGTGAACTTTGTGAAATCAAGTTTGGGAAAACACACCCCATGTGCAGTTTG GTTGTCTCTTTGCCCTTGTGGTTGCCTAAATCTTTAAGCCCAGGTGCAGGAAGAGAACTGCAAAGACTTTCCTACCTTGGAGCCTTCTTCAGTCTGTCTGTCTTTGCTGAAGATGAT AACAAAGTAGTTGAAAAGTACTTCTCAGGGCCTGCCATTACTCTTGAGAACACCCGGGTTGTTAGCCAGTCTTTGCAACATTACCTGGAATTAGCAAGG CAAGAGCTGTTCAAGATCCTGCACAGTGTCCTGCTGAACGGGGACACCCGGGAGGCCGCTCTCAGCTACATGGCAGCTGTGGTCAATGCCAACATGAAAAAGGCCCAAATGCAG ACAGACGATCGTTTGGTGTCCACAGATGGCTTCATGCTCAACTTCCtctgggtgctgcagcagctgagcacgAAGATCAAGCTGGAAACGGTTGATCCCATGTACATATTCCATCCCAGGTGTCGGATCGAGCTTCCCACAGATGAGACAAGAGTGAAAGCAACAATGGAGGAGGTTGCAGCCTGGATTGCTGAACTTT ACAGGGACCCGTCTCTGTTTTCTGAGCCGAAATTCCCCACGGAATGTTTCTTCCTCACCCTGCACGCCCACCACCTGTCCATCCTGCCCAGCTGCCGCCGCTACATCCGCCGGCTGCGCGCCATCAGGGAGCTCAACAG GACTGTTGAAGATTTGAAAAACAATGAAAGTCAGTGGAAGGATTCTCCTCTGGCCACCAGGCATCGAGAGATGCTGAAACGGTGCAAGACACAGCTCAAG AAACTGGTGAGGTGTAAGGCTTGTGCAGATGCTGGCTTGCTGGATGAAAACTTCCTCAGGAGATGCCTGAATTTCTATGGCATGGTGATTCAGCTGATGCTTCGCATTCTTGACCCTGCCTATCCCAA CATAAAATTGCCTTTAACTCCTGAGGTTCCGAAAGTATTTGCATCATTGCCAGAGTTTTACGTGGAAGATGttgctgaatttttattttttattgtaca ATATGCTCCTCAGGTGCTGTATGAGCCCTGTACTCAGGACATAGTGATGTTCCTCGTTGTGATGCTGTGCAACCAGAACTACATCCGAAATCCTTATTTAGTAGCCAAGCTGGTGGAAGTGATGTTCATGACAAATCCAGCTGTGCAGCCCCGCACACAGAAGTTCTTTGAAATGATTGAGAATCACCCTCTCTCCACTAAATTGTTAGTCCCCTCCTTGATGAAGTTTTACACAG ATGTGGAACACACCGGAGCCACTAGCGAGTTCTATGACAAGTTTACAATCCGCTACCACATCAGCACCATTTTCAAAAGCCTCTGGCAGAACATAGCTCACCATGGTACATTTATGGAGGAGTTCAA CTCTGGGAAGCAGTTTGTTCGCTACATCAACATGCTGATAAATGACACAACCTTCTTGCTGGATGAGAGTCTGGAGTCCCTCAAACGTATCCATGAAGTGCAAGAGGAGATGAAGAATAAAGAGCAATGGGACCTGCTGCCCAGG gagcagcagcaggcccGGCAGTCGCAGCTGGCTCAGGACGAGCGCGTGTCCCGTTCATATCTTGCCCTGGCAACTGAAACTGTTGATATGTTCCATATCCTTACCAAGCAGGTCCAAAAGCCTTTTCTCAGACCT GAACTTGGACCACGACTGGCTGCTATGTTGAACTTTAACTTACAGCAACTGTGTGGCCCCAAGTGCCGTGACCTGAAAGTTGAAAACCCAGAGAAATACGGGTTTGAACCAAAGAAGCTGTTGGACCAACTGACTGACATTTATCTGCAGCTGGATTGTGCTCGCTTTGCTAAGGCAATTGCTGATGATCAG AGGTCCTACAGTAAAGAGCTCTTTGAGGAGGTTATCTCCAAGATGAGGAAGGCTGGCATCAAGTCTACCATAGCAATAGAGAAATTCAAACTGCTGGCAGAGAAAGTGGAGGAAATTGTTGCCAAGAACGCCCGTGCAGAGATTGATTACAGCGATGCTCCGGATGAATTCAGAG ATCCCCTGATGGACACTCTGATGACCGACCCCGTGCGGCTGCCCTCGGGAACCATCATGGACAGGTCCATCATCCTGAGGCACCTGCTCAACTCCTCCACCGACCCCTTCAACCGGCAGACGCTGACGGAGAACATGCTGGAACCAG TGCCAGAACTGAAAGAGCAAATCCAAGCCTGGATGAGAGACAAGCAGAATGACCATTGA
- the UBE4B gene encoding ubiquitin conjugation factor E4 B isoform X3, which produces MEELSADEIRRRRLARLAGGSSSQPTTPLTSPQRETPPGPPGAAPAPGPSHSLGLNVHSMTPATSPIGAAGVAHRSQSSEGVSSLSSSPSNSLETQSQSLSRSQSMDIDSVSCEKSMSQVDVDSGIENMEVDENDRREKRSLTDKEPLSGSEVSEEQALQLVCKIFRVSWKDRDRDVIFLNSLSAQFKQNPKEVFSDFKDLIGQILMEVLMMSTQARDENPFASLTATSQPIAAAARSPDRSLMLNMGSNPGSSPMFCNVGSFGSSSLSSVGGSGSSSVSDSCSDHFTIESCKETEMLNYLIECFDRVGIEERKAPKMCSQPTVSQLLSNIRSQCISHAALVLQGSLTQPRSLQQQSLLVPYMLCRNLPFGFIQELVRTTYQDEEVFKQIFIPILQGLAVASKECSLDSDNFKYPLMALCELCEIKFGKTHPMCSLVVSLPLWLPKSLSPGAGRELQRLSYLGAFFSLSVFAEDDNKVVEKYFSGPAITLENTRVVSQSLQHYLELARQELFKILHSVLLNGDTREAALSYMAAVVNANMKKAQMQTDDRLVSTDGFMLNFLWVLQQLSTKIKLETVDPMYIFHPRCRIELPTDETRVKATMEEVAAWIAELYRDPSLFSEPKFPTECFFLTLHAHHLSILPSCRRYIRRLRAIRELNRTVEDLKNNESQWKDSPLATRHREMLKRCKTQLKKLVRCKACADAGLLDENFLRRCLNFYGMVIQLMLRILDPAYPNIKLPLTPEVPKVFASLPEFYVEDVAEFLFFIVQYAPQVLYEPCTQDIVMFLVVMLCNQNYIRNPYLVAKLVEVMFMTNPAVQPRTQKFFEMIENHPLSTKLLVPSLMKFYTDVEHTGATSEFYDKFTIRYHISTIFKSLWQNIAHHGTFMEEFNSGKQFVRYINMLINDTTFLLDESLESLKRIHEVQEEMKNKEQWDLLPREQQQARQSQLAQDERVSRSYLALATETVDMFHILTKQVQKPFLRPELGPRLAAMLNFNLQQLCGPKCRDLKVENPEKYGFEPKKLLDQLTDIYLQLDCARFAKAIADDQRSYSKELFEEVISKMRKAGIKSTIAIEKFKLLAEKVEEIVAKNARAEIDYSDAPDEFRDPLMDTLMTDPVRLPSGTIMDRSIILRHLLNSSTDPFNRQTLTENMLEPVPELKEQIQAWMRDKQNDH; this is translated from the exons GAGTAGCCCACCGAAGCCAGAGCAGCGAAGGAGTGAGTTCCCTCAGCAGTTCTCCATCCAACAGCCTTGAAACCCAATCTCAGTCCCTCTCTCGGTCTCAGAGCATGGACATTGATAGTGTCTCCTGtgagaaaag TATGTCCCAGGTAGATGTGGATTCAGGAATTGAGAACATGGAGGTTGATGAGAACGATCGCAGGGAGAAGCGGAGTCTGACGGACAAG GAACCTCTGTCAGGGTCAGAAGTGTCGGAGGAACAAGCTCTACAGCTGGTCTGTAAGATCTTCAGAGTCTCTTGGAAGGACAGAGACAGAGATGTTATTTTCCTGAATTCACTCTCTGCCCAGTTCAAGCAGAACCCAAAGGAAG TGTTTTCAGATTTTAAGGACCTGATTGGGCAGATTTTGATGGAAGTGCTGATGATGTCCACCCAGGCAAGGGATGAGAACCCCTTTGCCAGCCTGACAGCCACCTCCCAGCCCATTGCTGCAGCTGCCCGCTCTCCTGACAGAAGCCTGATGTTAAATATGGGCTCCAACCCTGGAAGCAGCCCCATGTTCTGTAATGTGGGCTCCTTTGGTTCCAGCTCGTTGTCCAG TGTGGGAGGCTCTGGCAGCTCGAGTGTTTCCGATTCCTGCAGTGACCACTTCACCATTGAAAGCTGTAAGGAGACAGAGATGCTGAACTACCTCATTGAGTGTTTTGACAGGGTTGGAATAGAGGAGAGAAAAGCACCAAAG ATGTGTAGCCAGCCAACAGTTAGCCAGTTACTGAGCAACATCAGATCCCAGTGCATTTCACACGCTGCTTTGGTGCTACAGGGATCCTTAACTCAACCAAG GTCATTGCAGCAGCAGTCTCTGCTGGTACCATATATGCTGTGTAGGAATCTCCCATTTGGCTTCATTCAAGAATTGGTGAGAACAACTTACCAGGATGAAGAGGTGTTCAAACAG ATCTTTATTCCCATCTTACAAGGCCTGGCTGTGGCTTCCAAAGAGTGCTCCCTCGATAGTGACAATTTTAAATATCCCCTTATG GCACTATGTGAACTTTGTGAAATCAAGTTTGGGAAAACACACCCCATGTGCAGTTTG GTTGTCTCTTTGCCCTTGTGGTTGCCTAAATCTTTAAGCCCAGGTGCAGGAAGAGAACTGCAAAGACTTTCCTACCTTGGAGCCTTCTTCAGTCTGTCTGTCTTTGCTGAAGATGAT AACAAAGTAGTTGAAAAGTACTTCTCAGGGCCTGCCATTACTCTTGAGAACACCCGGGTTGTTAGCCAGTCTTTGCAACATTACCTGGAATTAGCAAGG CAAGAGCTGTTCAAGATCCTGCACAGTGTCCTGCTGAACGGGGACACCCGGGAGGCCGCTCTCAGCTACATGGCAGCTGTGGTCAATGCCAACATGAAAAAGGCCCAAATGCAG ACAGACGATCGTTTGGTGTCCACAGATGGCTTCATGCTCAACTTCCtctgggtgctgcagcagctgagcacgAAGATCAAGCTGGAAACGGTTGATCCCATGTACATATTCCATCCCAGGTGTCGGATCGAGCTTCCCACAGATGAGACAAGAGTGAAAGCAACAATGGAGGAGGTTGCAGCCTGGATTGCTGAACTTT ACAGGGACCCGTCTCTGTTTTCTGAGCCGAAATTCCCCACGGAATGTTTCTTCCTCACCCTGCACGCCCACCACCTGTCCATCCTGCCCAGCTGCCGCCGCTACATCCGCCGGCTGCGCGCCATCAGGGAGCTCAACAG GACTGTTGAAGATTTGAAAAACAATGAAAGTCAGTGGAAGGATTCTCCTCTGGCCACCAGGCATCGAGAGATGCTGAAACGGTGCAAGACACAGCTCAAG AAACTGGTGAGGTGTAAGGCTTGTGCAGATGCTGGCTTGCTGGATGAAAACTTCCTCAGGAGATGCCTGAATTTCTATGGCATGGTGATTCAGCTGATGCTTCGCATTCTTGACCCTGCCTATCCCAA CATAAAATTGCCTTTAACTCCTGAGGTTCCGAAAGTATTTGCATCATTGCCAGAGTTTTACGTGGAAGATGttgctgaatttttattttttattgtaca ATATGCTCCTCAGGTGCTGTATGAGCCCTGTACTCAGGACATAGTGATGTTCCTCGTTGTGATGCTGTGCAACCAGAACTACATCCGAAATCCTTATTTAGTAGCCAAGCTGGTGGAAGTGATGTTCATGACAAATCCAGCTGTGCAGCCCCGCACACAGAAGTTCTTTGAAATGATTGAGAATCACCCTCTCTCCACTAAATTGTTAGTCCCCTCCTTGATGAAGTTTTACACAG ATGTGGAACACACCGGAGCCACTAGCGAGTTCTATGACAAGTTTACAATCCGCTACCACATCAGCACCATTTTCAAAAGCCTCTGGCAGAACATAGCTCACCATGGTACATTTATGGAGGAGTTCAA CTCTGGGAAGCAGTTTGTTCGCTACATCAACATGCTGATAAATGACACAACCTTCTTGCTGGATGAGAGTCTGGAGTCCCTCAAACGTATCCATGAAGTGCAAGAGGAGATGAAGAATAAAGAGCAATGGGACCTGCTGCCCAGG gagcagcagcaggcccGGCAGTCGCAGCTGGCTCAGGACGAGCGCGTGTCCCGTTCATATCTTGCCCTGGCAACTGAAACTGTTGATATGTTCCATATCCTTACCAAGCAGGTCCAAAAGCCTTTTCTCAGACCT GAACTTGGACCACGACTGGCTGCTATGTTGAACTTTAACTTACAGCAACTGTGTGGCCCCAAGTGCCGTGACCTGAAAGTTGAAAACCCAGAGAAATACGGGTTTGAACCAAAGAAGCTGTTGGACCAACTGACTGACATTTATCTGCAGCTGGATTGTGCTCGCTTTGCTAAGGCAATTGCTGATGATCAG AGGTCCTACAGTAAAGAGCTCTTTGAGGAGGTTATCTCCAAGATGAGGAAGGCTGGCATCAAGTCTACCATAGCAATAGAGAAATTCAAACTGCTGGCAGAGAAAGTGGAGGAAATTGTTGCCAAGAACGCCCGTGCAGAGATTGATTACAGCGATGCTCCGGATGAATTCAGAG ATCCCCTGATGGACACTCTGATGACCGACCCCGTGCGGCTGCCCTCGGGAACCATCATGGACAGGTCCATCATCCTGAGGCACCTGCTCAACTCCTCCACCGACCCCTTCAACCGGCAGACGCTGACGGAGAACATGCTGGAACCAG TGCCAGAACTGAAAGAGCAAATCCAAGCCTGGATGAGAGACAAGCAGAATGACCATTGA